In the genome of Deinococcus deserti VCD115, one region contains:
- the leuS gene encoding leucine--tRNA ligase — protein sequence MTQTNEQTTPIQINEPRAERYNPHAIEQKWQDHWEKSGIYTFDEHGPGEKHYALTMFPYPSGNLHIGHWYANVAPDARARWMRMRGYNVLFPMGFDAFGLPAENAAIKNNLDPAKWTYSNIEHMTGQFRRMGTMIDWSRKFATCDPEYYRWNQWFFTEFFRRGLAYKKDGLVNWCPKDQTVLANEQVVNGHCERCGTAVERRNLSQWYLKITDYADELLDFGSADMPERVRLMQTNWIGKSVGAEVTFETPAGPETVFTTRPDTLMGATFLVLAPEHAKVTTLTTDEQRSEVEAYVEAAGRKTDVERQQDSGDKTGVFTGSFATHPITGHQLPIWVADYVLVTYGTGSIMAVPAHDERDFAFARKFGLEIREVIRAEGAEAMDPQTAETSYSGEGLIVNSGEFDGMPGGKASIATVVEKLEARGVARARTTYRLRDWLVSRQRYWGTPIPIVYCAEHGAQPVPAEELPVRLPESVEFTPTGQSPLKLNRDWVQTTCPVCGGPAERDTDTMDTFVDSSWYMYRYLSPHSEGHPFDPAHAHLLPVDLYTGGIEHAILHLLYSRFWTKVMRDMGLTTQSEPFARLRNQGMILGEDNEKMSKSRGNVVDPDDLVREYGADTVRTFLMFIAPWELGGPWDSQGINGPAKWLSRVWNLYFEDKTTGPEENITEADLRHAVHSALAKVNGDFERMSFNTIIATLMELTNILVKAKRSPVASTAAWDEALGIFNLMLAPIAPHIAEEIWAGRNQEGSVHTHVWPAVDEAAAVRDTVTIGVQVSGKVRGEVSISKTATQDQALEAARTNADVARFIEGKQVVKEIYVPGRIINIVVKDAK from the coding sequence ATGACCCAGACCAACGAGCAGACCACACCTATCCAGATCAACGAACCCCGGGCCGAGCGCTACAACCCGCACGCTATCGAGCAGAAATGGCAGGACCACTGGGAAAAGAGCGGCATCTACACCTTCGATGAGCATGGGCCCGGCGAGAAACATTACGCGCTGACCATGTTCCCTTACCCCAGTGGAAACCTGCACATCGGCCACTGGTATGCCAACGTGGCCCCCGACGCCCGTGCCCGCTGGATGCGCATGCGGGGATACAACGTGCTGTTCCCCATGGGTTTCGACGCCTTTGGCCTGCCCGCCGAGAACGCCGCGATCAAGAACAATCTGGACCCCGCCAAGTGGACCTACAGCAACATCGAGCACATGACCGGGCAGTTCCGGCGCATGGGCACCATGATTGACTGGAGCCGCAAATTCGCCACCTGTGATCCGGAGTACTACCGCTGGAACCAGTGGTTTTTCACTGAGTTCTTCAGGCGCGGCCTGGCTTACAAGAAAGACGGCCTGGTGAACTGGTGCCCGAAAGATCAGACGGTGCTGGCCAACGAACAGGTCGTGAACGGCCACTGTGAGCGGTGCGGCACCGCTGTCGAGCGGCGCAACCTGAGCCAGTGGTACCTGAAGATCACCGACTACGCCGACGAGCTGCTGGACTTTGGCAGCGCAGACATGCCCGAGCGCGTGCGCCTGATGCAGACCAACTGGATCGGCAAATCGGTGGGTGCGGAAGTGACCTTCGAAACTCCAGCCGGCCCCGAGACGGTCTTTACCACCCGCCCTGACACGCTGATGGGCGCCACCTTCCTGGTGCTGGCGCCGGAACACGCCAAGGTCACAACCCTGACCACCGACGAGCAGCGCAGCGAGGTGGAAGCCTACGTCGAGGCAGCCGGTCGCAAGACTGACGTGGAGCGTCAGCAGGACAGCGGAGACAAGACGGGCGTGTTCACCGGCTCTTTTGCCACGCACCCGATCACCGGGCACCAGTTGCCGATCTGGGTGGCGGATTACGTGCTGGTGACCTACGGCACGGGTTCCATCATGGCCGTGCCCGCCCACGACGAGCGTGACTTCGCCTTCGCCCGGAAATTCGGGCTGGAAATCCGCGAGGTGATCCGTGCAGAGGGTGCAGAAGCCATGGACCCGCAGACTGCGGAAACGAGCTACAGCGGTGAAGGACTGATCGTCAACTCCGGTGAGTTCGACGGCATGCCCGGCGGCAAGGCCAGCATCGCCACAGTGGTGGAGAAGCTGGAAGCGCGCGGTGTGGCCAGGGCCAGGACCACCTACCGCCTGCGCGACTGGCTGGTGTCACGCCAGCGTTACTGGGGCACGCCAATTCCTATCGTGTACTGCGCCGAGCACGGAGCGCAGCCGGTCCCGGCAGAAGAACTGCCCGTCCGCCTGCCCGAAAGCGTGGAGTTCACCCCCACCGGCCAGAGCCCGCTGAAACTGAACCGTGACTGGGTGCAGACTACCTGCCCGGTCTGCGGCGGACCCGCAGAGCGTGACACCGACACTATGGACACCTTTGTGGACAGCAGCTGGTACATGTACCGCTACCTGTCTCCCCACTCAGAGGGGCATCCTTTCGACCCGGCGCACGCACACCTGCTGCCCGTGGACCTGTATACCGGTGGCATCGAGCACGCGATCCTGCACCTGCTGTACAGCCGCTTCTGGACCAAGGTGATGCGTGACATGGGCCTGACTACGCAGAGTGAGCCCTTCGCCCGCCTGCGCAACCAGGGCATGATCCTGGGCGAGGACAACGAGAAGATGAGCAAGTCACGCGGCAACGTCGTGGACCCGGACGATCTGGTGCGCGAGTACGGCGCCGACACGGTCCGCACGTTCCTGATGTTCATTGCCCCGTGGGAACTGGGCGGGCCATGGGACTCCCAGGGCATCAACGGCCCGGCGAAGTGGCTGTCGCGCGTATGGAACCTGTACTTCGAGGACAAAACCACTGGTCCTGAAGAAAACATCACCGAAGCCGACCTGCGTCATGCGGTGCACAGCGCTCTGGCCAAGGTCAACGGTGACTTCGAGCGAATGAGCTTCAACACCATCATTGCCACCCTGATGGAGTTGACCAACATCCTGGTCAAGGCCAAGCGCAGCCCCGTGGCCTCCACTGCTGCATGGGACGAGGCGCTGGGCATCTTCAACCTGATGCTGGCGCCCATCGCGCCTCACATCGCCGAAGAGATCTGGGCCGGGCGCAACCAGGAAGGCAGTGTCCACACCCACGTCTGGCCTGCTGTGGACGAGGCAGCCGCCGTGCGCGACACCGTCACCATCGGCGTGCAGGTCAGCGGCAAAGTACGCGGAGAAGTCAGCATTTCCAAGACGGCCACCCAGGATCAGGCGCTGGAAGCTGCCAGGACGAATGCTGATGTGGCGCGCTTCATCGAGGGCAAGCAGGTTGTCAAGGAGATCTACGTGCCTGGGCGCATTATCAATATCGTCGTGAAAGACGCAAAATAA
- a CDS encoding CPBP family intramembrane glutamic endopeptidase translates to MSADTPADAPAALPCFLAAALVCGSAIALYGFQEQLVGGSLLGAGLLVAALLGPSAWPLLRHLALIGASLIVIGLVPLKAELSNEAILRFAVVLSLAVLIPLVVSRHVLLEDVIRFPVGNTRWTRFEWSYLAVVVTLGYLVLPVYFISSGAYQNWPTVTEPDEIIRLFVGVNAVGLWDEVFFICTVFALLRQHFSFWQANALQATVFVSFLWELGYQAWGPFLTIPFALLQGYIFYRTKSFLYVLVVHLSFDIMIWMILIHAHTPQWFDIFVTSPR, encoded by the coding sequence ATGAGCGCAGATACCCCGGCCGACGCTCCGGCAGCGCTCCCCTGCTTCCTCGCCGCTGCGCTCGTGTGCGGGTCGGCCATCGCGCTCTACGGCTTTCAGGAGCAGCTCGTCGGTGGCTCCCTCCTGGGAGCCGGGCTTCTCGTTGCTGCCCTTCTCGGCCCCAGCGCCTGGCCCCTGCTGCGACACCTCGCGCTCATCGGAGCGTCGCTGATTGTGATCGGCCTCGTGCCGCTCAAGGCCGAGCTCAGCAACGAGGCGATCCTGCGCTTCGCGGTGGTGCTGAGCCTCGCGGTGCTCATCCCCCTCGTGGTCTCGCGCCATGTCCTGCTCGAGGACGTCATCCGCTTCCCCGTGGGCAACACGCGGTGGACGCGATTCGAGTGGTCGTATCTCGCCGTGGTGGTCACCCTCGGTTACCTCGTGCTGCCCGTGTACTTCATCAGCAGCGGCGCATACCAGAATTGGCCGACGGTCACCGAGCCCGACGAGATCATCCGGCTGTTCGTCGGCGTCAATGCCGTAGGCCTGTGGGACGAGGTGTTCTTCATCTGCACCGTGTTCGCGCTGCTGCGCCAGCACTTCTCGTTCTGGCAGGCGAACGCGTTGCAAGCGACAGTGTTCGTGTCGTTCCTCTGGGAGCTGGGTTACCAGGCGTGGGGCCCGTTTCTCACCATCCCCTTCGCGCTGCTGCAAGGCTACATCTTCTACCGAACGAAGTCGTTTCTGTACGTCCTGGTCGTGCATCTCTCCTTCGACATCATGATCTGGATGATCCTGATTCACGCGCACACGCCACAGTGGTTCGACATCTTCGTCACGTCGCCTCGGTGA